The SAR324 cluster bacterium genome contains a region encoding:
- a CDS encoding creatininase family protein, translating into ILIGPSIEVGMAQHHLGFAGSITVRPTTLISIIEDYVKSLVKHGFTHFFFLNGHGGNIATVKASFAEIHAEASLGRAPVQQPELELVLHNWYQGRRVTEISNRYFPGIEGSHATPSEISLTFHAYPEHTKPAETMEPRVARGGSFGSAVDYRHKFPDGRIGSDPSGATAKIGAELCQAAVTDALDALRYQGFL; encoded by the coding sequence ATCCTGATCGGCCCTTCCATCGAAGTGGGCATGGCTCAGCATCACCTGGGCTTTGCAGGCTCCATTACTGTCCGCCCCACCACGCTGATTTCAATCATTGAAGACTATGTGAAAAGTCTGGTGAAGCATGGTTTCACGCACTTCTTCTTTTTAAATGGACACGGAGGCAACATCGCCACGGTTAAGGCCAGCTTCGCAGAAATTCATGCAGAAGCTAGCCTTGGACGAGCTCCCGTTCAGCAACCAGAGTTGGAGTTGGTGCTCCACAACTGGTACCAGGGACGACGAGTGACCGAGATAAGCAATCGCTACTTCCCCGGGATCGAGGGCAGTCACGCAACACCTTCAGAAATTTCACTGACCTTCCACGCCTACCCGGAACACACCAAGCCAGCAGAAACAATGGAACCCCGAGTGGCCCGTGGAGGTTCCTTCGGTAGTGCAGTGGACTATCGCCACAAGTTTCCAGATGGCAGGATTGGCTCTGATCCCTCCGGAGCAACCGCCAAGATTGGTGCTGAACTGTGCCAGGCTGCAGTCACGGATGCGTTGGATGCGCTGCGTTATCAGGGATTCCTCTAA
- a CDS encoding 2Fe-2S iron-sulfur cluster-binding protein encodes MSGVNPYIQQPDFVLPQEPYKITFLPADVTVEVQPAILPHPQDGLPGSLLASALEAGLDMDHSCGGVCACSTCHIWVRSGMESCNEATEDEEDMLDMAPGLQPNSRLACQCVPDGTSDVVVEIPDWNRNLVSEGH; translated from the coding sequence ATGTCCGGAGTCAATCCCTACATCCAGCAACCCGATTTTGTCCTGCCTCAGGAACCCTACAAGATCACTTTCTTACCAGCCGATGTGACGGTTGAGGTTCAGCCAGCAATACTGCCTCATCCTCAGGACGGACTACCTGGCTCTCTGCTAGCCAGTGCTCTGGAAGCTGGTCTCGACATGGATCATTCCTGTGGAGGAGTTTGTGCCTGTTCGACCTGCCACATCTGGGTGCGTTCTGGAATGGAAAGCTGCAATGAAGCCACCGAGGATGAGGAAGATATGCTGGACATGGCCCCCGGACTACAGCCAAACTCCCGACTGGCCTGTCAGTGTGTGCCAGATGGAACGAGTGATGTGGTCGTGGAAATTCCCGATTGGAACCGCAACCTGGTGAGTGAAGGCCACTGA
- a CDS encoding dUTP pyrophosphatase: protein MSTLRLQLHYPDMPVPQRAHPKDVGLDLTAMAVEPHNERLFFIDTGVSVEPSEGYYVEVVARSSLSKTDFILANSVGIIDPDYRGRIRLALRYLGEESGADAAAEMIGRRVAQLILRRREEVTVEVVSELGATVRGVGGFGSSGG, encoded by the coding sequence ATGTCCACACTGCGTCTGCAACTTCATTATCCGGACATGCCAGTTCCTCAGCGGGCTCATCCCAAGGATGTGGGTCTTGACCTAACAGCAATGGCGGTGGAGCCACACAATGAACGACTTTTTTTCATCGACACAGGTGTCTCGGTCGAACCTTCGGAAGGATACTACGTGGAGGTGGTTGCTCGCTCCAGTTTGTCCAAGACGGATTTCATCCTAGCCAATTCAGTTGGTATCATTGATCCAGACTACCGAGGTCGAATTCGGCTAGCACTACGATACTTGGGGGAAGAATCTGGAGCGGACGCTGCAGCAGAGATGATTGGGCGTCGGGTGGCTCAGCTGATCCTACGTCGCCGAGAGGAAGTGACTGTGGAAGTTGTCAGCGAGTTGGGAGCAACCGTCCGAGGTGTGGGAGGCTTTGGTAGCAGTGGAGGTTGA
- a CDS encoding protein-L-isoaspartate(D-aspartate) O-methyltransferase, with protein sequence MKDREESALVQAKRQLQQFWRDTGVTCDERLLKVFRQLSREEFVSPIHRENAYMDYPLPIGSNQTISQPTTVMTMLRLLEVAPQHRVLEVGAGSGYNAALLGLLAKQVVSLECRRELVEMASQNIRRAGIQNVEVRYSDGKIGVPELAPFDRIIVTAAAARFPNDLWEQLAEGGILVVPVGDPYSCVMTRAEKSDGKRHVTRHGSYAFVPLV encoded by the coding sequence ATGAAAGATCGAGAAGAAAGTGCCTTGGTTCAGGCCAAGAGACAACTGCAGCAATTTTGGCGAGACACCGGCGTGACTTGTGACGAGCGCTTGCTGAAGGTGTTCCGCCAGTTGTCTCGAGAAGAGTTTGTGAGCCCGATTCACCGGGAAAACGCCTACATGGACTACCCGCTGCCGATTGGTTCCAACCAGACTATCTCCCAACCCACTACCGTGATGACGATGCTCCGCTTGCTAGAAGTGGCTCCACAACACCGAGTGCTCGAAGTCGGTGCCGGTAGTGGTTACAATGCTGCCCTGCTGGGTCTGCTGGCCAAGCAGGTGGTCTCACTGGAATGTCGAAGGGAACTGGTTGAAATGGCTTCTCAGAATATACGTCGAGCAGGCATTCAGAATGTGGAAGTCCGTTACAGCGATGGAAAGATTGGTGTTCCAGAGTTGGCCCCGTTTGATCGGATCATTGTCACCGCAGCGGCGGCTCGCTTTCCTAATGATCTCTGGGAGCAATTGGCTGAAGGAGGGATCCTCGTGGTTCCGGTGGGAGATCCCTATTCCTGCGTAATGACTAGGGCGGAGAAGAGTGACGGCAAACGACACGTCACCCGTCACGGTTCCTACGCCTTTGTGCCCTTGGTGTAA
- a CDS encoding PrsW family glutamic-type intramembrane protease: protein MLSIAGLLIAPGLMWGWLFYRLHRYQRASLRRLAALFVGGMFCGLIALLLNHSVEKYTLFWPGAKETFTWMDQDWPLYKAGFWMLVGFNEETAKLLVLLLLSFPTRHLREPFDGILHGAVVALGFATLENGFYLQQYGVGVVATRTVVTLPAHAFMSVPLGYFVAKARLSQLQGADAAAVTRLLLGGWLIAAVLHGTYDLLLSFGFSKWAYAQIALMGLFSLWLGVSNWRHSAYLPSLHKSQPSNHWLAFLLGSRS, encoded by the coding sequence ATGCTTTCAATAGCCGGATTGCTGATTGCCCCAGGATTGATGTGGGGATGGTTATTCTATCGTCTACACCGTTACCAGCGAGCCAGTCTGCGACGATTGGCCGCGCTATTCGTCGGTGGAATGTTCTGTGGACTGATTGCACTGTTGCTCAACCACAGCGTTGAGAAGTACACGCTTTTTTGGCCTGGAGCCAAGGAAACCTTCACCTGGATGGATCAAGACTGGCCACTCTATAAGGCTGGTTTCTGGATGCTAGTCGGGTTTAACGAGGAAACCGCCAAGTTGCTTGTACTGTTGTTGCTCAGCTTTCCCACCCGGCATCTGCGTGAGCCCTTTGACGGCATCCTACACGGTGCAGTAGTCGCACTAGGTTTTGCGACGTTAGAAAATGGCTTCTATCTTCAGCAGTACGGAGTAGGCGTTGTGGCAACTCGGACTGTAGTGACTCTTCCGGCTCACGCCTTCATGAGTGTGCCTCTGGGTTACTTCGTTGCCAAAGCTCGCCTTAGTCAGCTTCAGGGAGCAGATGCCGCAGCCGTCACTCGCTTATTGCTAGGAGGTTGGCTGATTGCCGCTGTACTCCATGGGACTTATGATCTCCTGCTCTCTTTTGGCTTCTCCAAGTGGGCCTACGCACAGATTGCACTGATGGGGCTTTTCAGTCTATGGCTGGGGGTAAGCAACTGGCGCCACTCTGCGTACCTGCCAAGCCTGCACAAGTCTCAGCCGAGCAATCACTGGTTAGCTTTCCTGCTGGGAAGTCGTTCTTGA
- a CDS encoding diguanylate cyclase — MNRIPMLHQEEHTELYLFAEAIKDRRYFRKIPMNLLLEMLRLSQLVMLSQDEQLVHEGDKAPPEMYILLHGSLMVTSQGEFISRLESPGDVVGEQAILSPEARTMTVTAEVDSRVLAFPNDVFRVAEEMSHIPAIYLSFASILAEKLRITEAQAKLRRNARPQGNATPPCIAIVDIDSRERRVIRGTLSTLWKEMKIVEYASPKEFIETPAERRFDLIILDPLYNHDYHDEQELLEALGESVGLHNCPVFAVSEWCNDESNREKLAQMGVGDFLGRPYSTFDLRHKLSAFKVAYYRQRELEQVEHAADTDRLTNLANRRRMDEFLDALVTLYPEERQPFSLIITDVDNFKHYNDTHGHQMGDVVLASIAAILKRSVRRGDLAARFGGEEFVVLLPKCDKPAALKIAEKLRQAVEEEEIPYQEQQPLGNLTATFGVATYPFDAENVDMLLKRADECLYQGKEAGRNVVIGAEMLQSTAA; from the coding sequence ATGAACCGCATACCAATGTTGCACCAGGAAGAGCACACGGAACTGTACTTGTTCGCTGAGGCGATCAAAGATCGTCGCTACTTCCGCAAGATTCCGATGAACCTGCTGCTGGAAATGCTGCGCCTGTCACAGCTTGTGATGTTGTCTCAGGATGAGCAGCTGGTGCACGAGGGTGACAAGGCCCCCCCCGAAATGTACATCTTGCTCCATGGTTCGCTGATGGTTACCTCGCAGGGAGAGTTCATTTCTCGCCTGGAATCACCGGGAGATGTAGTGGGAGAGCAGGCAATTCTCTCGCCAGAAGCTCGTACCATGACCGTCACTGCCGAGGTTGACTCCCGTGTGCTTGCATTCCCGAATGATGTGTTTCGTGTGGCCGAAGAGATGAGTCACATTCCAGCAATTTACCTCAGCTTTGCCAGTATTCTTGCGGAAAAACTGCGGATTACAGAAGCCCAGGCCAAATTGCGACGGAATGCTCGTCCTCAAGGAAATGCCACGCCACCTTGCATTGCGATTGTAGATATCGATAGTCGCGAGCGACGAGTGATCCGAGGTACCCTGAGTACACTCTGGAAAGAAATGAAGATTGTCGAATACGCCAGCCCCAAGGAATTCATTGAGACTCCAGCTGAGCGGCGCTTTGATCTGATCATTCTCGATCCACTTTATAACCATGACTACCATGATGAACAGGAGTTACTCGAAGCCCTCGGTGAGTCAGTGGGTTTGCACAACTGTCCTGTTTTTGCAGTCAGTGAGTGGTGCAATGATGAAAGCAATCGTGAGAAGCTCGCGCAAATGGGTGTTGGGGACTTTCTTGGTCGCCCCTACTCGACTTTCGATCTGCGGCACAAGCTTTCTGCTTTCAAAGTGGCCTATTATCGACAACGGGAACTGGAGCAGGTGGAGCATGCAGCCGATACCGACCGGCTGACCAACCTGGCCAATCGGCGGCGTATGGATGAGTTCCTGGACGCGCTGGTCACGCTGTATCCGGAGGAGCGTCAGCCCTTCTCGTTGATCATCACTGATGTCGACAACTTCAAACACTATAACGACACCCACGGTCACCAGATGGGAGACGTGGTGTTGGCTTCGATTGCGGCAATCCTTAAACGCAGTGTGCGGCGTGGTGACTTGGCAGCTCGCTTCGGTGGTGAAGAATTCGTCGTGCTCCTGCCAAAATGTGATAAACCAGCAGCCCTCAAGATTGCTGAAAAATTGCGCCAGGCAGTGGAGGAAGAAGAAATCCCCTACCAGGAACAGCAACCGTTGGGCAACCTGACCGCAACTTTTGGGGTTGCCACTTATCCCTTCGATGCTGAGAACGTAGATATGTTGCTCAAGCGCGCAGATGAATGCCTTTACCAGGGTAAGGAAGCTGGACGCAACGTAGTAATCGGAGCAGAAATGCTGCAAAGTACGGCTGCTTGA
- a CDS encoding DUF1295 domain-containing protein: MAFWEIWLQALILIVILGAFLWGVSVRIKNASIVDIFWGPGFVVCAWWYAWQCEFDSWRSTLLLGLVTIWGLRLALHIGWRNHGKGEDYRYQQFRQDFGPERYWWFSYFQVFLLQGGLLWFISAPLLAVPYLAAEESPFGLFDALALFCWGVGFAFEAGGDWQLAQFKANPANKGKVLDQGFWKYTRHPNYFGDAAVWWGYGLFSAASGSYWPMIGPLLMTGLIIQVSGVRLLEHTLVDAKPEYRDYVERTSAFIPWPPKAPSSSRTTSQQES, from the coding sequence ATGGCTTTTTGGGAAATTTGGCTACAGGCACTGATCCTGATCGTGATTTTGGGTGCCTTCCTCTGGGGGGTCAGTGTTCGGATAAAAAATGCCAGTATTGTTGATATCTTCTGGGGACCAGGCTTTGTGGTCTGCGCTTGGTGGTATGCCTGGCAGTGTGAATTCGACTCGTGGCGCTCCACACTGCTGCTTGGACTGGTGACGATCTGGGGACTGCGACTTGCCTTGCACATCGGCTGGCGTAACCACGGTAAGGGAGAGGATTATCGCTACCAGCAATTTCGTCAGGATTTTGGACCAGAACGCTACTGGTGGTTCAGTTATTTTCAGGTGTTTTTGCTGCAGGGTGGATTGCTTTGGTTCATCTCGGCTCCCTTGCTGGCAGTCCCATATCTTGCTGCAGAAGAAAGTCCTTTCGGCTTGTTTGATGCGTTGGCACTCTTTTGCTGGGGAGTTGGTTTTGCTTTTGAGGCTGGAGGAGACTGGCAGTTGGCACAATTCAAGGCCAATCCTGCCAACAAAGGTAAGGTGCTAGACCAGGGATTTTGGAAGTACACGCGTCATCCAAACTACTTTGGCGATGCTGCGGTCTGGTGGGGTTATGGATTGTTCAGTGCGGCCAGTGGAAGCTACTGGCCAATGATTGGTCCTCTGTTGATGACCGGGCTGATCATTCAGGTTTCAGGAGTTCGACTGCTGGAACACACACTGGTGGACGCCAAGCCGGAGTATCGGGATTATGTTGAGCGAACCAGTGCCTTCATTCCCTGGCCACCCAAGGCTCCCTCTTCATCAAGAACGACTTCCCAGCAGGAAAGCTAA
- a CDS encoding AAA family ATPase: protein MLPSVRLPVQSSMRAEMSGMSEVSKLDTVREQSQRLVQQSLNDYAQTIREHERNLLQSLLQALQGTEEVSTEELRDLFARLQEQERCLEELQLISPGTTESILPTGPNYLPEQSRLLRCYCENILERFHTLQHCAHHLKLLLDTLNLWLHRKHFQTDSTGQLELRVMDRNSELRQPLSLDKLSSGEQQLVYLLGLLIFDTQPKQLVLLDEPELSLHPAW from the coding sequence ATGCTGCCTTCAGTACGTTTGCCGGTCCAGTCAAGCATGCGGGCTGAAATGAGTGGAATGTCCGAAGTATCGAAGCTGGATACCGTTCGGGAGCAGAGTCAGCGTTTGGTGCAACAGTCTTTAAATGATTATGCCCAGACGATTCGTGAACACGAACGCAACCTGCTACAGTCTCTGCTTCAAGCCTTGCAGGGTACGGAAGAGGTCTCAACAGAGGAATTACGAGATCTATTTGCTCGTCTTCAGGAGCAGGAGCGATGCCTGGAGGAATTGCAGCTGATCAGCCCGGGTACGACGGAGAGCATTCTACCCACAGGACCAAACTACCTTCCTGAACAGAGTCGGCTGTTACGCTGCTACTGTGAGAACATCCTGGAGCGCTTTCACACACTTCAGCACTGTGCCCACCACCTGAAGTTGTTACTGGACACACTCAATCTCTGGCTACATCGCAAGCATTTCCAGACAGATTCCACGGGCCAACTCGAATTGCGTGTCATGGATCGCAACAGTGAGTTACGGCAGCCCCTCTCACTGGACAAGCTCTCTTCTGGAGAACAACAACTGGTCTACCTGCTGGGACTGTTGATCTTTGATACTCAACCCAAGCAGCTCGTGTTGTTGGATGAACCGGAACTTTCGCTGCATCCAGCTTGGTAA
- a CDS encoding BolA/IbaG family iron-sulfur metabolism protein: MSAELCEQIKQAVQTALPDAEVVVTGGGGHFSLEVISSAFEGKGLLAKQRLVYGALTELMAGEHAPVHAIDSLKTLVPE, translated from the coding sequence ATGAGTGCCGAACTTTGTGAACAAATCAAACAAGCCGTCCAGACAGCCCTTCCAGACGCTGAAGTAGTAGTCACTGGTGGTGGTGGTCACTTCTCTCTGGAAGTCATCTCCTCAGCCTTTGAGGGCAAGGGTCTACTGGCTAAGCAACGGCTGGTCTATGGTGCTTTGACCGAACTGATGGCTGGGGAACACGCGCCAGTTCATGCCATCGATTCATTGAAGACTCTCGTGCCGGAATGA
- the rplM gene encoding 50S ribosomal protein L13 — MRTPFVRKEDVAGDKYPRNWWIVDAEGKTLGRVATQIARALRGKHKAVFAPHSDVGDFVIVVNAEKIQVTGQKSMKKMYYHHTGYPGGIKSARFEELQARKPETLIERAVKGMMAKNALNRGMLRRLKVYAGSAHPHLAQQPKPLEI; from the coding sequence ATGAGGACTCCGTTCGTACGCAAAGAAGACGTAGCCGGCGATAAGTATCCGCGCAACTGGTGGATCGTCGATGCCGAGGGAAAAACTCTGGGACGAGTGGCTACACAGATTGCCCGTGCACTACGCGGCAAGCACAAAGCTGTGTTCGCCCCACACAGTGATGTCGGGGATTTCGTGATCGTGGTCAACGCGGAAAAAATTCAGGTGACTGGTCAGAAAAGCATGAAGAAGATGTACTATCATCACACGGGCTATCCAGGTGGAATCAAGTCTGCGCGTTTCGAAGAATTACAAGCCCGCAAGCCAGAAACCTTGATTGAGCGAGCTGTCAAGGGAATGATGGCCAAAAATGCCCTCAACCGTGGAATGTTGCGCCGCCTCAAGGTTTACGCAGGATCGGCTCATCCCCATCTGGCTCAGCAACCCAAACCGTTAGAAATTTGA
- the rpsI gene encoding 30S ribosomal protein S9 — MNAIVQYYGTGRRKSSIARVYLRPGTGNILVNKVPLAQYFGRSTLQMVVRQPLELTENSDQFDIFINVSGGGLSGQAGAIKHGISRALLEVSEELRPQLKKEGFLTRDARAVERKKYGRPGARKSYQFSKR, encoded by the coding sequence ATGAACGCAATTGTGCAGTACTACGGCACTGGCCGTCGAAAATCTTCCATTGCTCGTGTCTATCTGCGACCGGGTACAGGCAACATTCTGGTCAACAAAGTTCCCCTCGCTCAGTACTTCGGCCGAAGCACTCTACAAATGGTGGTTCGACAGCCCCTGGAACTGACTGAAAACAGTGATCAGTTTGACATTTTCATTAACGTCAGTGGTGGTGGTTTGTCAGGACAGGCGGGTGCTATCAAGCACGGCATCTCAAGGGCTCTGCTGGAAGTAAGTGAAGAACTACGCCCTCAACTGAAGAAAGAAGGATTTCTGACACGCGATGCTCGAGCGGTAGAACGTAAAAAATATGGACGACCTGGAGCCCGCAAAAGCTATCAGTTCTCCAAGCGCTGA
- a CDS encoding MoaD/ThiS family protein has translation MKIMLKPFAMLRESLPPEAKNQELEAGSTVADLLAKLQRNHPVLKPVLQCTRVAYRDTYLVGDEVLEEGEEYALIPPVSGG, from the coding sequence ATGAAAATCATGCTGAAGCCCTTCGCAATGCTACGAGAATCCCTGCCACCCGAAGCAAAAAACCAAGAATTGGAAGCTGGAAGTACCGTTGCTGATCTGCTGGCGAAATTACAGCGTAACCACCCTGTGCTGAAGCCAGTGCTCCAATGCACGAGAGTCGCCTACCGGGATACGTATTTGGTTGGTGATGAAGTCTTGGAGGAAGGAGAAGAGTATGCTTTGATTCCGCCGGTGAGTGGCGGTTGA
- a CDS encoding iron-sulfur cluster assembly accessory protein has product MITLTENAAKEIRKIMQEQQLEENVFIRVGVKGGGCSGFTYTFDFDARKTRFDLDFESQGMQVVVDKKSYLYIKDTEIDWSYSLMDRGLRFNNPSAKSSCGCKTSFQFETPVQENVFQPTW; this is encoded by the coding sequence ATGATTACGCTGACTGAAAATGCGGCAAAGGAGATCCGCAAGATCATGCAGGAGCAGCAGCTGGAAGAAAATGTATTCATCCGAGTGGGGGTCAAGGGTGGGGGATGCTCCGGCTTCACCTATACCTTTGATTTCGATGCCCGCAAGACTCGCTTTGATCTGGATTTTGAATCACAGGGGATGCAGGTCGTTGTGGACAAGAAGAGCTACCTCTATATTAAGGACACAGAAATTGATTGGAGCTACAGCTTGATGGATCGTGGATTGCGCTTCAACAACCCTTCCGCAAAGTCTTCCTGTGGTTGCAAAACTTCCTTTCAGTTTGAAACACCTGTTCAGGAAAACGTCTTTCAACCCACTTGGTAA